In Dyella terrae, one DNA window encodes the following:
- a CDS encoding DUF6438 domain-containing protein, protein MRTGKWIVLGTLAAPCGASASQTQTPDVPLDPISITLERSGCDGMCPSYSIAIHGDGTAIFTGKAFTDVRGEHHFRVSSAGLAALEDSIRSKNLWLTATSYGPPPIDGQATFLTLAMGTRQHRITHDEEQPDVPMAIRRFEQEVMAVVHADEWIALTPRIVEQLRVDGFAFQSREGTELLERAIASIRDSDEQAMLDLMALGVPLNAGMMDLARKHGRTRIVAALHERGISGDAGSTEEH, encoded by the coding sequence CTTCACAGACCCAAACACCCGACGTCCCGCTTGACCCGATCAGCATCACGCTTGAACGCAGCGGGTGCGATGGCATGTGCCCTTCCTACAGCATCGCCATCCACGGCGATGGAACCGCCATCTTCACGGGCAAGGCATTCACCGACGTCAGAGGTGAGCATCACTTTCGCGTCTCCAGCGCCGGACTGGCCGCACTGGAAGACAGCATCCGCAGCAAGAACCTCTGGTTGACCGCTACATCGTACGGTCCTCCGCCCATCGATGGTCAGGCCACCTTCCTCACCCTTGCCATGGGCACAAGACAACATCGCATCACGCACGACGAGGAACAGCCAGACGTACCCATGGCTATCCGGCGCTTCGAGCAGGAAGTCATGGCGGTAGTACATGCCGATGAGTGGATCGCCCTTACGCCGCGCATCGTTGAACAGTTGCGCGTTGATGGCTTTGCGTTCCAGTCACGAGAGGGAACCGAACTGCTGGAACGCGCCATCGCCAGCATCCGCGATTCAGACGAACAGGCCATGCTGGATCTCATGGCGCTGGGTGTGCCGCTTAACGCAGGCATGATGGACCTTGCGAGAAAGCACGGAAGGACACGCATCGTGGCCGCCTTGCACGAGCGAGGCATCTCAGGTGACGCCGGTTCGACTGAGGAGCATTGA